The window ACAAAAATAGCGATGGTGGCGTAAGCCCCTCGTAAAATGCGGAAAAATATCTCTTCGCCCTCAGCCCTTTGCCCAAAAGCCCCTTAGGAGCTTTTAGGTATCTCAACCCTTAAAACTTGCTCAACCTGCTAAACCGTATTTTCCTTTTATATTTTCTCAATTTGAATGTATATAAGGTCAGACGGAACATTTATCATTATTAGGTTGACTTTACAGAATAGAAGTAATGCGGCAGGAGACAAAAATGCACAAAACCCTGCCGCAAAGCAGGGTTTTGAGATTTATTGGTTACAAAGATATGTTTATAACGAACCTAACCTATGTTTGAAAGTATAATCCAATTCTTCTGTTATAGGAAAACTAAAGGATTCACACAATTGCTCCAATTCGGTTAAAAAGCCATTAGGGAAACTACCGTTAGGGGTAATTATTGCATCTTGCACTTTTCCGGAAGAGTTAATCAATAAACGAATGGTAACGCTACCGCTGCAACGCTGAATAGCATTCCATTTACTATAAAGAGCTTGTATCTGCCCTTTCTTGGAATTAACGATATCTCTAACCGTGGTAACCATTGTTTTACTTGAAGCAGGAGCTTGTGCTATGGTTTCTTCAGTAACCTTAGTTACATTTTTTGATTTGTAACTACTAATTAACTGAGATGTTTGAGCAGTTTGTCCAAAGGCAACACCGCTGGGCTCTAATTTACTTAGATCGCCTCTCGCACTAGCAATAGCAACTCCTTGAGGTCTAATATCAGAACCGGCTTTGCCTGGAGCTTTTGTTGCAACGGAACCAAGTTCGGCAGCTGAAGTTCTGGGAGCATTGGGATTAAAGCTTGTGCCGTAACCTCCTCCGATTCCTGATCCTGCACCTCCACCTCCGGGTCCTGTTCCACCACCACCTCCTCCACCTGCACGAGATGTTGTAAAACCTTCAGCAATAGTAACCGCATAAATTGGTCTTGCAAGTGAGGTAGCGCTGGGATTAAAGGAACCTATACCACTGCCAAAAATAGCACCCGCTGACTTTGCAGTTCCTGTTCCTCCCGCTACTCCTCCGGCGACACCTTGTGTTTCTTTTCCGGTGGCTGTTTCTTGAGGGAGTTCTGCAACTTCGCCTGCTTCTTCAAAAGTGCTGGGTTTAGCTAATGCTTCTGCCTGTATTCGTTCTGCATTCTGAACGGTCTTAATTTTCTGTTCCAGAGTAGTGTCATAAGTAATTTGTTTTTTTAGAAACAGGTCAAAGATGATAACAAAGACAGCGGTCAGCAAAATAAACAGCAGAATCAAATTACGGTTGAATCTTTCAATAGCCGTAGGTTGAGGACGGCGAGCAAATTGAGCTGCCAGTTGTTGTTGTTCCGGAGTAAGAACTGCTATATATGGCTCTTTGAACTCGTAGGAAATTTCCCAGTCAGGTGCAATGGAAAGAGTTCCAGTCATATCAGGAGCAAGTAAAAGTTTATTTTCCTGCAGGATATAATTACTCTGCAGAAAGGAGTTATCTACCGGTTTTCCCCCTTTAGAACAACTGATTTTTGCTCCCGGAGGCAATTGCAGGTAAAGCTGATCCCCTTTTTTAGTTAAGAACAAGTGCTTATCCGGGAATGACTCATCCAGAATTTGCCAGAAGAGATATTTACTGGAACCGATAAAGAACTTGCTCTTAAAATCTTTGCCATACCGAACCCGATCAAGCACTTTGCCTTTATAATGTAAGGTTAAATTTAGTAATTTGGACATTATCCCTCCTTATTAATGAGTGGAACTGACATTATATTTTTTAAGCCAATCATTATCCTGAAGCGTAGCAAAATAAACATACGAGTAGCCAGCTGCCGTAGCAGCACGGACAATTTCAGTTATATAATTACAGGGGATAGAATAATCGGCTTGCACCAGAAGACAGGTCTCTGCTTTTTGGTGGGTAACAATATCATCCGCTTCCATTTTCAGATATGTAAAAAGAGCTTCGCGCTTTTTGGGGTCAGTAACCAAATCTGCCGGTGAACCGTATTGTAATGCTTCTGTTCCTACAAGAACACGATCTGGAAAGATTTTGATTGGAGTTGTACCTGCC is drawn from Candidatus Cloacimonas sp. and contains these coding sequences:
- a CDS encoding biopolymer transporter ExbD gives rise to the protein MQIVDKIKSSDKSQRKVRRKFEDARGLSITSLLDELTIILVFLVKNISTEAVKISAEPDLTYPTTMTNDKLLEKAGTTPIKIFPDRVLVGTEALQYGSPADLVTDPKKREALFTYLKMEADDIVTHQKAETCLLVQADYSIPCNYITEIVRAATAAGYSYVYFATLQDNDWLKKYNVSSTH